The Citrifermentans bemidjiense Bem genome window below encodes:
- a CDS encoding OB-fold nucleic acid binding domain-containing protein, with amino-acid sequence MKKMISMLTAVLVTSAPGFGACSDAPPSMGGVMAVNSGVTGKVVETTTAGDYTYINLEKDGKKAWVACPPMANVKLGQQLGFTGCTPMMDFESKALKRTFDLIMFCGAPLSDSQTDLLSKKSTGSSGQVPESKEQIVVEAAKGADAHTIADIYDKIDQLDKQTVSVSGKVIKVTPRIMGRNWLHIQDGSGSAMQKNNDLVVTTNALPNVGDVVTISGTIAKDKDFGSGYKYRAILELGSVKPK; translated from the coding sequence ATGAAAAAAATGATAAGCATGTTGACCGCAGTCCTAGTAACTTCTGCTCCTGGGTTTGGGGCCTGCTCCGATGCTCCCCCGAGCATGGGGGGCGTCATGGCGGTGAACTCTGGGGTGACTGGCAAGGTTGTGGAGACAACGACTGCAGGGGATTATACCTATATCAACCTAGAGAAAGACGGTAAAAAGGCATGGGTAGCTTGTCCTCCCATGGCCAACGTGAAGTTGGGGCAGCAACTTGGGTTTACGGGATGCACTCCCATGATGGACTTTGAAAGCAAGGCTTTGAAACGGACTTTTGATCTGATCATGTTCTGCGGTGCTCCCCTGTCTGATTCGCAGACGGATTTACTCAGCAAAAAGTCGACCGGTAGCAGCGGGCAGGTGCCGGAATCGAAAGAACAGATCGTTGTCGAAGCGGCTAAAGGTGCTGACGCACACACTATCGCCGACATTTATGACAAAATCGACCAACTTGACAAACAGACGGTCTCAGTTTCTGGGAAGGTGATTAAAGTCACTCCCCGGATTATGGGTCGGAACTGGCTTCACATACAGGACGGCTCCGGTTCTGCAATGCAGAAAAACAACGATCTGGTGGTTACCACGAATGCCCTTCCAAACGTTGGGGACGTGGTGACCATATCTGGGACCATAGCCAAGGACAAAGATTTCGGGTCTGGATATAAATACAGGGCCATTCTGGAACTTGGAAGCGTGAAACCCAAATAG
- a CDS encoding phosphomannomutase, with the protein MHCFKAYDIRGRVPDELNEDLAYRIGRAYASFLAPKKVIVGRDVRLSSASLCTALANGLTDSGVEVYDIGICGTEQVYFATFSEKMDGGIMVTASHNPMDYNGMKLVREGSRPISGDSGLNAIRDLAEQNRFEEVSAKGSVHPLDIEESYVSHLLGYLDPGTLKPFKIVVNAGNGCAGRTIDRLESRLPFSFVKVHHEPDGTFPNGIPNPLLLENRSATAEAVLAHGADLGLAWDGDFDRCFLFDAKGNFIEGYYIVGLLAAAMLQKHPGARIIHDPRLTWNTVDVVTAAGGVPVMSKTGHAFIKERMRAEDAVYGGEMSAHHYFRDFAYCDSGMVPWLLVLNIMGKTGKTLAELVEERMRLYPASGEINRKLADPLAAIERIGKTYRESALSIDDTDGMSMEFPQWRFNLRCSNTEPVLRLNVESRGDEALMNEKTGELLALVDEV; encoded by the coding sequence ATGCACTGCTTCAAAGCCTACGACATCAGGGGGAGAGTCCCTGATGAACTGAACGAGGACCTCGCCTACCGCATCGGCCGGGCCTATGCCTCTTTCCTCGCACCCAAGAAGGTCATCGTCGGGCGCGACGTGCGCCTCTCCAGCGCCTCGCTCTGCACCGCGCTCGCCAACGGGCTTACCGACAGCGGGGTGGAGGTGTACGACATCGGCATCTGCGGCACCGAGCAGGTCTATTTCGCCACCTTCAGCGAGAAGATGGACGGCGGCATCATGGTGACCGCGAGCCACAACCCCATGGACTACAACGGCATGAAACTCGTGCGCGAAGGCTCCCGCCCCATCAGCGGCGACAGCGGCCTGAACGCCATCCGCGACCTGGCCGAGCAAAACCGGTTCGAGGAGGTTTCGGCGAAGGGTAGCGTGCATCCGCTCGACATCGAGGAGAGCTATGTCTCGCATCTCTTGGGTTATCTCGACCCGGGCACGCTGAAGCCGTTCAAGATCGTGGTCAACGCCGGCAACGGCTGCGCGGGGAGAACCATCGACCGCCTTGAATCCCGCCTCCCCTTCAGCTTCGTCAAGGTCCACCACGAGCCCGACGGCACCTTCCCCAACGGCATTCCGAACCCGCTGTTGCTTGAGAACCGCTCCGCAACGGCCGAGGCGGTACTGGCGCATGGAGCCGACCTGGGGCTTGCCTGGGACGGCGATTTCGACCGCTGCTTCCTTTTCGACGCCAAGGGAAACTTCATCGAGGGGTACTACATCGTTGGGCTTCTGGCAGCCGCCATGCTTCAGAAACACCCCGGCGCCCGGATCATACACGACCCGAGGCTCACCTGGAACACGGTCGACGTGGTGACGGCGGCGGGGGGCGTGCCGGTGATGAGCAAGACGGGACACGCCTTCATCAAAGAGCGGATGAGGGCCGAGGATGCGGTCTACGGCGGCGAGATGAGCGCCCACCACTATTTCCGCGACTTCGCTTACTGCGACAGCGGAATGGTCCCCTGGCTTCTGGTCCTGAACATCATGGGAAAAACCGGGAAGACGCTGGCGGAACTTGTCGAGGAGAGGATGCGCCTTTACCCGGCCAGCGGCGAGATCAACAGAAAGCTCGCCGACCCGTTGGCCGCCATCGAGCGAATCGGCAAGACCTACCGGGAGAGCGCCTTGAGCATCGACGACACCGACGGCATGAGTATGGAGTTCCCACAATGGCGGTTCAACCTGCGCTGCTCCAACACCGAACCGGTGCTGCGGCTTAACGTCGAGTCGCGGGGCGATGAGGCGCTTATGAACGAGAAGACGGGGGAACTCCTCGCGCTGGTCGACGAGGTGTAA
- the fcl gene encoding GDP-L-fucose synthase — protein MNTNAKIFVAGSKGLVGSALTRSLKSAGYRNLLTPEKERLDLTDHIGVKAFFESEKPEYVVLAAAKVGGIHANNTYPADFIYQNLVIQNNVIHQAHLNGVKRLLFLGSSCIYPKHAPQPMREEHLLTGPLEPTNEPYAIAKIAGLKMCEAYNRQYGTKFIAVMPTNLYGPGDNFDLTNSHVLPALIRKFHESREQRLPEVVVWGTGTPRREFLYVDDMADACLHLMNLPDSTITEELTAYPKPCFVNLGTGVDVTIRELAETVREVVGFEGRLAFDTNKPDGTPRKLQEVSRMKALGWEAKVTLKDGIAKSYQWFLENQGNIRK, from the coding sequence ATGAATACCAACGCCAAGATTTTTGTCGCAGGCTCCAAAGGGCTTGTCGGTTCCGCGCTGACACGCAGCCTCAAATCCGCCGGTTATCGCAATCTCCTCACCCCGGAGAAAGAGCGGCTCGACCTCACCGACCATATCGGGGTCAAGGCCTTCTTCGAAAGCGAAAAACCGGAGTATGTCGTACTGGCCGCGGCCAAGGTGGGAGGGATACACGCCAACAACACCTACCCTGCCGACTTCATCTACCAAAACCTGGTAATCCAGAACAACGTGATCCACCAGGCTCACTTAAACGGTGTGAAGCGTCTGCTCTTCCTCGGCTCCTCCTGCATCTACCCAAAGCACGCGCCGCAGCCTATGCGAGAGGAGCACCTTCTGACCGGGCCGCTTGAGCCGACCAACGAGCCCTACGCCATCGCCAAGATCGCCGGCCTCAAGATGTGCGAGGCCTACAACCGCCAGTACGGCACCAAGTTCATCGCCGTGATGCCGACCAACCTGTACGGTCCCGGGGACAACTTCGACCTGACCAACTCCCACGTGCTCCCCGCGCTGATCCGCAAGTTCCACGAATCAAGGGAGCAGCGGCTGCCGGAGGTAGTGGTCTGGGGCACCGGCACCCCGCGCCGCGAATTCCTGTACGTGGACGACATGGCGGACGCCTGCCTCCACCTCATGAATCTGCCGGACAGCACCATAACCGAAGAACTCACCGCCTACCCGAAGCCCTGTTTCGTCAACCTCGGCACCGGCGTCGACGTCACCATACGGGAGCTGGCGGAAACTGTGCGCGAGGTAGTCGGCTTCGAGGGGCGGCTTGCCTTCGACACCAACAAGCCTGACGGCACCCCGAGGAAGCTGCAAGAGGTATCCCGGATGAAGGCGCTGGGATGGGAAGCGAAGGTGACCCTGAAAGACGGCATCGCCAAGTCTTACCAGTGGTTCCTGGAGAACCAGGGCAACATCCGGAAATAA
- the gmd gene encoding GDP-mannose 4,6-dehydratase, translated as MAKVALITGVTGQDGAYLAEFLLKKGYVVHGIKRRASLFNTDRIDHLYQDPHIENRDFILHYGDLTDSTNLIRIIQQVQPDEIYNLAAMSHVAVSFETPEYTANADGLGTLRILEAIRILGLEKKTRFYQASTSELYGLVQEVPQSEKTPFYPRSPYAVAKLYAYWITVNYREAFGMYACNGILFNHESPIRGETFVTRKITRAIARISLGLQSCLYLGNLSALRDWGHARDYVEMQWLMLQQDEPDDFVIATGKQFSVRQMVEEAAKGVGICMRWEGEGVNETGIVASIDSHGTKTEGGAAGHLQVGQAIVKVDPRYFRPTEVETLLGDPSKARQKLGWVPKTTFEELVAEMVHSDLEEARRDELCKHHGFSTYNYHE; from the coding sequence ATGGCAAAAGTAGCTCTTATCACAGGCGTCACTGGACAAGACGGTGCATACCTCGCCGAATTCCTGCTCAAAAAGGGATACGTCGTGCACGGCATCAAGCGCCGCGCCTCGCTCTTCAATACGGACCGGATCGACCACCTGTACCAGGATCCGCACATCGAGAACCGCGACTTCATCCTCCACTACGGCGACCTGACCGACTCCACCAACCTGATCAGGATCATTCAGCAGGTGCAGCCGGACGAGATCTACAACCTGGCCGCCATGTCGCACGTCGCCGTTTCCTTCGAGACCCCCGAGTACACGGCAAACGCCGACGGGCTCGGGACGCTGCGGATACTGGAAGCGATCCGCATCCTCGGGCTGGAGAAAAAGACCAGGTTCTACCAGGCCTCCACCAGCGAGCTTTACGGGCTGGTGCAGGAAGTGCCTCAATCGGAAAAAACCCCCTTCTACCCCCGTTCCCCCTACGCGGTTGCGAAGCTTTACGCCTACTGGATCACGGTCAACTACCGCGAAGCCTTCGGCATGTACGCCTGCAACGGAATCCTCTTCAACCACGAGTCCCCGATCAGGGGAGAGACCTTCGTCACCAGGAAGATCACCCGCGCCATAGCCCGCATCTCCCTTGGCCTGCAGAGCTGCCTCTACCTCGGCAACCTGAGCGCCCTGCGCGACTGGGGGCACGCCCGCGATTACGTCGAGATGCAATGGCTCATGCTGCAGCAGGATGAGCCGGATGATTTCGTCATCGCCACGGGGAAGCAGTTTTCCGTCCGGCAGATGGTCGAAGAAGCGGCCAAGGGGGTCGGCATCTGCATGCGCTGGGAAGGCGAAGGCGTCAACGAGACCGGCATCGTCGCGTCCATAGATAGCCACGGCACCAAGACCGAGGGGGGCGCCGCCGGCCACCTGCAAGTGGGACAGGCCATCGTGAAAGTGGATCCTCGCTACTTCAGGCCGACCGAAGTGGAGACCCTTTTGGGAGACCCGAGCAAGGCACGGCAGAAACTGGGGTGGGTTCCGAAGACCACGTTCGAGGAACTGGTGGCCGAAATGGTGCACTCGGATCTGGAGGAAGCGCGTCGCGACGAGCTCTGCAAACATCACGGCTTCAGCACCTACAACTACCACGAGTAG